From the Limanda limanda chromosome 7, fLimLim1.1, whole genome shotgun sequence genome, the window GTCAAGAACAAGTACAAGTCTGACAAAACATTGCCAGAACGGGAGACAGGGGGAATAtttttgaagaagaagaataataGAATCGCCAATGGTGAGAGACATGTGAAAGTAAATCAAGTTCCTACTCAGGTGGTGTCTTTTGCAGTATTTTACATCACACCCACGTCTGTCTCACCACAGTGTTTCAGTTTGTCCACTTCCCTTCTGAGGTTTTCTACTTCTTGGACCATTCCCTGAAGCCCAGACCCTGAGATTACAAGCAAATCTTAAACTCTATGAAGCAGATAATATGCTGTCTGATAAACAGTGTATTTTAAAGCTTTACTTCGCCTGTGCTCTGTATTATTTCCTGCAGTACATTAACACCCTAGTTCTGCAAACATACCCTGATTATAAATTAACTATTAGTGTAAATCTTATAAGAGTATGTAGAAatcaaaacatattaaaaaggTTTGAGGCAACAACATTAATGCACTGGGGCTGCACATGTACTGTGAAATTCATAGTAACTGCTATCATGTAATAATGTTATAATCactaaaatagaaataatgtCTAGAGATAATTGTTAACTGTAAGTGTAATCAGTCCGAAAAAACATCAATACAACGTTCAAAGTCTACTTATGATTCTTTCATGGATACACATTGTTATGTCTGTAACATACCATTTGAGTCGAGGCTGTTTTTGGCCACATCCAGCTCATTGGTGAGTCGACGGATATCTTGATGAGCCATCGCCAGCCTCCTGGACGCCTCCTCCAGGTCCCGCTCCAGACGCTGGCGCTCATTCCGCTCTTGTGAGATCTCCTCGCTGTGGGCCTGATGTTTGAGAATCAGTTAGGCGTGGTGTGTGGTGGGAGGAGTACAGCGGGAAAGAATACTGGGAGCTAAAAAAAAAGGGGGCCCATGCTGTTGTGAGAGACATGCATTTTGGAGGTGGAGATTCATCACCGCTGCAGGCCTGGAAAGGAACGAGCATCCAAGCAGTGGGACAAAAAGTACACATGCGACATGCTTGTACTGCCTAGACACCATTTTTGTACACTCATCTGTTGTTAGAAAATTGTATTGGCAGGCACGTTACAGAGACAAGGGAGGTTGTCTGCATCATGGTGGCAGTGCAGCTTTCAAGGCACCTTTTTCAGTGTGGGATTTCAAAAAGGTCAAACCAGTTTCAGACAGGCCAGTGATGCCCTCGTTTGATCACAACACTGGTGTTAGTTACGGAGTTAGTATACGCTGTGAGGTGGAGACCTACAGGGGTAATATTGTGCTTGCTCTGACCAGACCTACGCAGCCCAAACAGCTTCTTCCACGGACTCTGGGATGGGCACTGCTAAGAGGAAACACCAGTGTGGGTAGAATCACAACAGACAGTAAATAACTACCAAACTATTCTTGTACTTTAACTGGGAAAAAATACTTAGAATTTGTCTCTTTCTTCACAAACTTAAATCAAActaaactagggctgggcaagttaactcgttttaatcgagttaactcaagtgatgagttaactcgattgtttatccgccaattattttcttttttcctgttctgcagcattattttcttttttcctgttctgcagcagtcagcaacagactttcacaaaataaaagcctgactttcacaataaatcaataaataatcaaacctgagtgaatgcgagataaaataattaatcgagttaactcatcacttgagttaactcaattgaaacgagttaacttgcccagccctaaactAAACATCTTCAGGATTTGTAGCCAGGGCACAGTAAGAGTCAACTCACCTTTGTCATGTTATCTAGGCTCTTCTGCATATTCTCCCTCCGCTGCCGCAGCTCGTCGCCCATCATGTGGTGAATGTGCTGCTGTCCCTGGTTCCATAGAAAAAACAGAGACTCACTTTACCTTGTTTATGAGGCCTCAGGATTTGCCTTGGATAGTTCAGCATGAAGTATGAAAATGTTCTATGACTGAAGACAGTGATGGTGGAAATTGACTTGACTGCTTTACATaccatatatattatatcaatatTTCAAAGTGGTTATATGTGATAGCCATCCATGAATAACACATCATGAGGAACAGTCCCCTGATGGTGTAGGACAGTCTTTTACCTGGTGGTGGCCCTCCATTGAGTTTCCTGTGAGGTTCTGACTTTCCAGTCTCCTCTCAGCCGCCTCCAACCTTTCCAGCAGCGTGGCCCTCTCCACCAGCAGGTAAGCAACCTGCTCACTGGGGCTGCTCAAGCCTATCTCCACTAGGTCCTCCTGAGCCAGCATCTCCGCCAGCTCTTTGGCCTGGCTCTCTGAAGTAAAGGTTTACACTGGTCAGTTGTTGGTGCGGCAGGTTGAAGAATAAACATTTAGGACCAGACAGAACAGCAACAAATTAGCTGTAAACTCTAAATGacagataatgaaaaaaataattagcTTATAGCATGTTTTAAGAACATCCAGCTAAGAAACTCGATGGCAATCCCAGCAATGCTACAACCCAAAGCAAAGAGCGCCAACTACATCTGCACTGACTTCACCTTGTTGCTGTCTGATCTGGTGAAGCTCGTGTCgcaagtgttcattttctctTTCGTAGTCTGCAGTCAGACACTCCCGCTCTTCCAGCAGACCACGAATATGTGCAACATAGCTCTCCACCTGACgaacagggagagaaaaacacaagtaaCTTAATCTGTGACTTCAGTTCAAAGAACAATgagaatattttaaatgtagcCCAGTCATTAACTTTACCAGTTAGATTTCAATGAAGCTGGATAGTTGGGAAACTTCAATCACACAAACTTTAGGTCGATGGGTCTGTAACACTTATGAGGCTGTTGATGAACTAAAATCACTGAAGGGTCTCACCTCCGTCATCTCATTGGCCTGCTGTGTCCGTAAGGTCTGCAGCTCCTGTGTGACTGACCGAAGCTTCGTCTCCCCTCGGAGCAGCTGCTGCCACAGATGTCGCTGCCGCTCCTCCGCACTGGCTGCCGGAGGCAAGCCATCCTCCTGAAGCCGCATGGAAATCTGGTCCAGCTCCGTCGGCAGCTGAGGACCCAGAGGAGGGGCTGAATGTTATGGGATCTGATATCGTGTTAATCAGTACACTGTTGAGCTCTTGAATTAAGTGGCAGCTTGTAAGGATAAATACCAACAAACTAAACTTGTAAATGTGTAGCCTTGTGCACACGGCTTGTTGTTATTCTGTAAAGCTTTGCTTATTATAGCACAGCTGTTCTTCAGCTCATGCTTCACACGGCGACAGGCGTAGAAAATTCCATGGTTAGATAGTCTCGAATGTCTTCATCTTTTGCATGCACTGTGGTGTTGTAGTCTTCTAGAGGCTGTTTTTTCCCACCACCAAGTCAGAGGGAATGTTTTCAACCCTCTCCATTCGTTTGCTTGTAATTaaaattacacaaaagctaCGTCATACATTTCCATGATTCCAGGATagggtatgggtcagggaagaacccattaaactttggtgcagatccatatCAGGGGAGGATCCAGGATTTCCttcactttctgtaacattgcGAGATAAGTGCTTTTCAAAAATTTCACAGTTTTCCCTGAAAATAAtacatggatcttgatgagagaAATCAGGtatgtgaaatttggtgcagcttgaatgaaattaaaaaggGTCCGATgggtcttggcagaggtatgtgctctacagAGTGCCATTCTAGCTCACGCCAATATGTCACGCCATTAAACCTGCAACATAAGCAAACTACttgtttgtacatttgtttcttACTTACGCCAAACAATGATACAACAAACTATCCTGCAAACTACAGCATTGACACAAGCGTTCAACATCAAGGCTGCCAGCCTCGCAGGAAACTGATCTGATCATGAGTGACACACAGGACACGGACACAACAACAGTGTGGCACGACAGCACTAAACACCTGTTACTGAATTCAATACTGTGTGCTGTGTAGGGCTGTAACCTGAGCCGGCCCCACCATGGAGAATTTAGACCACTACAGCAGCAATTACAGCTCCACCAACATGCCACATATTGTCTTCAGCTGAGGATCGGGTCACCCATCGCTGGTTTACTTAAACATCACACAAACTGCCACAGCCTCTTGCCATTGTCCAATAAATGGCAGAAACTAGGACTGGGCAACAAGATCAAAGATTATCGTAGCAAAATTGCCATCAATAATAATCTGACAAAGATCCAAGTCAATAAAATGCTTATACATTGTGCAGGAACAGTAAGGAGGTATAACACAGGATTGATCTATGTTTTGATGTTAATCAAGTGTCATTCTCTGCCCAAAAAGAGGAGTTTAAAAACACACCCTTCAGTCGGTGGAAAAATTCCAGTCATTTAATGTAAAAGGAATAAAAATGTCATCTTTAATCGCAAAAGTCATTGATCTCAACTGATATGAGAATCATTTTTGGTCACATCCCACCAGCCCtagcaaaaagaaaaacgaaataagagaacaagaggaaactaataataataatgtcactTGTGTGCAGATTGAAATAGTttgttaaagttaaataaaaaaagtctgCTGAAAACAAAGCATATTAACAGTGTTATCTGTGAATAAATTAAAGCTTAAAGTCACCTCTTCCTGATCCATGGTCCTGTGTACAGTGTATCAAAGCTGCATGTGAGGGATGGACTTCTTCCTCGGTGGTGGAATCGACTCAGCCTACATGGTATCGACACAGAACCAGCTTCGATTTGCAGCGATGATCAGCTCGTCCTCATACTCCATCACTCCCAGTTGTTGTTACAGCTCGTCCATGACAACGTCCCTCGTCCACGTGTTCACctgtaaaacacaacaaacttcAGAACAATGCTGTCAGGTCGTGTCAGGACTTGCAGGCTCGTGAATTTTAGATTCGACTGAAGCTCCCTCCTTTCCCACAAGCAAGTGCACACACCCAGAGCAGCAGATGAGCTACATTAGATCACCTGAGGCCATGCAAAGCTCCATGCTGACCTGCTATCTGCAGCAGTGTTATCATGGAGAGTTTTACATGATGGACAGTAACAGCTCCATCCCCTGTTCAGGCGTCTTCCTGACTCTGGTGTATATAGTAAAACACTAGTTTCTTACAATGTGCAGACAACTGTCACTTCTGTTACCATTGAAGGAAGACTTTCACTTTATGGGGGACGATCGAAGACCTTTAAATTCAAGCTGAGCCCTCTGCCCCAAGATGTCTGACGAGGAGGAGCAACTGTTTTTATGTCGGACAACAGCCACTTACTCGCATTCCTTTTCTGACCACGCAGGCTCATTATGATTCACAAAGACGTCCGTGGCTTTTATAACCCCGGTCCCGTTAACCCGCTTGGTGTTGACCCGCTGGTACAGAACCGAGCTGGTACCAGGGACGAGCCGCAGCGGGGGCTAGTTAGCAAAGTTCCAGGCAAAGTTACGGTGGGTTCGCTCCACACTCGGCTAGCTGGCTAGCGGTAGCCATGGCTCTCTCCGGCGGCCGCTCGGCTCGGTCCGGGCCGGACCTGGGGGGTTCTGTGCCGGGCCCGGATACTCTGGCCTCACCGCTGGCTCCCTGGAGGTGATGGAGCTCAAAACCACCTGAGGAGATACAGTTTGACTCACCTTTCAAACGGCAACAGCGACATGAAAAGCCAAGCGCAGGGAAACGGTGTCATTTAGTTGCACCCGAGTTGAGTGAAGAGCCGTCCTCACCGTGCCTCTGATTGGCTTCTCCGGATATTGTATCTACTTGTAGCCAATCACCACTCTTCGAGCCTAATCCTGGTCCAATCAGAGGCAGGGCAGAAGCGGGTCTTCACCCATCTCGGGTAGGAGGAAAATAAAGCTCGAGTACAGGCGTGGTTGAGTGAACTGGCTTGTACTGCTACCTAGGCAACGGATCATACCATTTGGAGCAGACACAGGGGACACCGGATCATACCATTCAGAGGAGAGACAGGGGACAGCTGCACTCAGGGTTGCCAGATACACTGCGGCTTTCCCTCGGAATTTACACTGTATATGATTCCTTACGTGTTTCAGATAAATAACATCTGTTGAAATTATTATTTGCTTTTATGATCGATGTCTATGAAACTAACTCCATGGGGTCAAATCTGCATCATCCAAGGGATATTCATCTAGTCTATATTCTAAAAAAGTGACGATTTTTATCACACAGACCTGGCAACCCTACAGTCGGTCCTGGAATTTGCAACCAATGAAATGTTGTTCTTTTAATCAAGAAAAATATGTTCCAATAAACGTAGGTAACTGACAGGTTTACACTTGAGGGCCAGGCTCCGTTTATATAGGCCTGTAAAAAGTTTATGGGTAATAAACATTTCTCAAAATTGGGTTCATCCTTGGGAAACAGCTTGTAATTCAAGATGATTGTATGTATTGTTGTATTGTGGGGTGCATGTATAGAGTGCAcgcaataaattaaaaaaggctCCTGTGAAGCTTAATATTATTTGATCATTTCTATCTTAGAATTTTGCCGTTAGTCTATCTCATTCATATAgtgttatatttaaattataacATGAAATATAATAGGAATGAATGGAGCAATATGCACGTTATTATACATGGTTTCAAATACAGGAATAAGTTCgtacatttctgtttgttttgcctTGATGTGAAACATTTATTAGATTTATCAtatagatttaacatttagattaagatTTCACATTTAGGTTTAACGTTTGATAATTAGTTTTAAAATTAACATTTAGATCTAAAATCTATGTttaactttaacatttaaaatgtatgtctAAACTATTcgccatctatctatctatagacCTAGTGTGAACGCTTGAGGCATACATCAGTGGTGCTAGTTGGTTTACTGCTACAGAAAGTACAGTGTATTGAGTTGTAGTCAAACATTTTATTGCAAGCTACCTTCAAAAATCTAGAAATGATTGAATTAGACCCTTTGATTAAACATTTCACCTTGGTTTTCGCTCGCTCTTAATGCAGGAGTAGAGtggtttgtttacggctcagcatcaaaggattcatggtccatgtatgtccgcgaacatcgtgttttaatggcgtgtaatcaaactttgacgccacaccacagtcacaccgtgtgacgaaaaatcgatctttgagttagtttgtatctccatcttgttgtgatgacactcatctcagtttgaagttgatctgatgtaagccctgggacaagaacctcaaagtaaaaatgtggaatatggccaaaatggccactaaatgctaAAAAGCAGgctcctgttgcttttttcaaattgcacctatagactttttggtttgtttggtcatgatacacatgtgtgtCGATTTTGTCGACTACAATTATTATagtaaatctgttaaaaaaaagatgattaaagaaaatacacaacattgTACAGTTCAATATGTCCAAATATGCTCTTAAATCAGTGCCCAGTGTAAAATTGCTGTATTAAAACTTGataatttgttgttttcctgttgCCTCCACTGAAGCTACAACATTCATTCAGGCTAAGATTGCATACTGTGTCCCACCCAGATGTTTTCATAGTGACCAGTGCACTCAGATTACTCATCATGTCCCAGTGTAGAAATGTGAGCTATGTTGCAGCTATGTGATAACTTTTCATAACTACCCACCGAGAAGAGTAATGAATGTAATGAGGCATGGTTGGTGTATGCTCATTATACCAAAGAGTGGTTCCAGCAGACTGTTTACAGAGGAGGTCTTTTCATGTGGGTTTTTACGTGCCTCTGCTGCCCATGGGTGGGTCTctcatttcagtgttttttggaTGGTGATGTTGTTCCGAGGGACTGAGAGGGAGCTCTGTTCTGCACAGAGGAAATGGGCGTTCTCCTCGGAAAGTTTGGATGGAGTGATTGAAAAAAATAGAGGGGGTGTGGCAACTCCAGACGGGAGAGGaccacagaggcacacacacgtTGTAGAGTAGTGAAACAGCCCATAAGAGGTTTGATTCAGAGGAACCGACGATACCTGTGGTGAGTAGAcatttctttgactttttatagAATTTCAATATTAATCTTGATAAATCGTGGTACGAGTAGATacattcaagttttatttgtcctATGTAGATTAACCCATGGTCAACAGCACAGTAAAAAGTGCTGGGTGAGAAGCATAGGTCAGCTCAGAAATCCAATGAGAGCAATGTCATatgtaaaaaaagagagaaaagtcaTATTGGATAACACAAAAGAGCTcaatataaaaagataaaacactaTATACATTAGAAGTGAAACAAACAAGAGTGACAAGAGGAAGCTGTTTATGTATCAACACAGATAGGGACTCTTGGATCACATATCCTTATAAAATACTCTAAACTTAATGGGCAAAAACTCCTGCCATCAAAAGATCCAGTTTTTTATTACCACTGCTCTTGAAATGACTTATTTTACCAActgagcaacaacacaacacaatgtttttgtatatttgtgatgtttgtgtctTAATTGATAGATTATTTACACTCAAGTTACTATTTCAGAACCACccagttctgttttttaataacttgCCCTGAATGATTGACTCCTTTTGATGTGATGGATGAACTCCTCGGACATAATTTGACTGGGACTCCACAGGCCCACCCCGATGGACCTCTCCTACAGATAGAGATCTTCATGGACTATTTCATGCTGTTATTTATTTGCCTCTctatattttttccttttcacaggATACTAACTTGTTTGTTGTGccttatttctgtgtgtgtgtgtgcggcgtAAGATTGAGACTCAAAGGCTTTTCCGTCAGACTTTAATTTCCTCTGAAAGTTTACAAGTGGAGCAGCACTAATGAAATCCAAATGGAAGATGAATTACAGCCTCAAACACGACCATTCAGAGGAGTTTAATTGGGTAAATATTTTGGCACCATTTGGATTTTCGATTGGGCCGCCCAGTTGCTCTGCAGGTTTGCTTTAAAAGGCGGCGACGCACAAGCACAGTCCCAGAGAAGTTTTAAAAGTAACTCGCTGCGCTCTGTTTTGGAAGCAGGGTCTTATGCAACACAGAGTATACTTTGTTCAGCACGACTCAAATTTTCCATTAAGTGTTTCAAGGCATAACAGGAAAGTGCCCCAACAGCTATTTCCCCCCGTGGAagttgtaaatgtgtaaaaccAGTCACACACTatttcagtggtggatgctggtTGTAGCCTGAACCCATATTTaacctgtttttgtttgtttttaataagcaGCACATTTGAACATGGCTTACCTGCTAATGTTTGTGACCCTACTGCATCTCATCACCCTGGCCATGCTGTTCATTGCAACCATGGAGAAGGTAATAATCACATTTCGGGCATGATGTTTGTCctcttattgttattattataatgtcaTAAGTACGACATatgcagttgtgtgtgtcatgtctgctctctctctctctttaagtCCTGGTGGGTGTGGGACGGCCTGGAGAACTCAGATCTGTGGTACAACTGTAGGTTCGACAACTTCACAGGAACCTGGCTTTGCTCATCCTCCAAAGAATCCGGTAAACGGCAGTTTCATTGTTTCAGGCCTCCGTGAACGTTGCCTTACATGAACAGTTCTCTCAGAAAAGGTCAAACTTGAGAGCCAAGTCTTTTTCTCTGAGGATATGGTGATGTTTTCTCAGAGTGGCTCCCGGCAGTGCAGGTCCTCATGGTTCTGTCAGTGGTCTTCTCTTCCATCTCCTTCTTGGTGTTCCTGGGTCAGCTCTTCACCATGTCTAAGGGTGGACTCTTCTACTTCACCGGGCTGTGTCAAGTGTTTGCAGGTAACGGCGGAATGAAACAATGTGCTGCTGATACGTGTCTATACGATGAGGACATTAGGAAAGGCAGTTCCCGCTCTTACAAAACTGAAGATGAAGCCAAATGAATTGTGTCTGGTTAAAATTTACAGACAAGATTTTCTATATGTCAGGAAGAGcagaagagaaaatgttttgtctCAGTGAACAAGACGTTGTTGGAGTCCGGTTTGGACAAAATAAAGTATTGTTTCTTACAGGAACAGTTTTCTATCCCTaacctaggctacttttaaaagtatgattattattattatacctaAAACATGGTATAACGTGCTGTGGCTCTACAGTTTAGACTTTGTTATGGTTGAAGTGGGATAGGTATATGTCTGATTCTGAAGCCCATTCTGTTATGGTAACTTCGACATACCCCTGTTGATTGATTGTCTGTATTAATAAGTAACACCAACACCACAACTCTTTGACACATATTCAACAAAAAGTTAATATTGTGTTACATGGATATGATTTTTGTTGTTCTGCTCACATGTTCCCATTGATATGACAGCAATTCATAAGCACATGGAATAAAGAGCATAGCTGCAAACATTGCTGACttgtctccatcctcctcccagGTCTGGCAGCCttctctgc encodes:
- the LOC133005705 gene encoding epithelial membrane protein 3-like, with the protein product MAYLLMFVTLLHLITLAMLFIATMEKSWWVWDGLENSDLWYNCRFDNFTGTWLCSSSKESEWLPAVQVLMVLSVVFSSISFLVFLGQLFTMSKGGLFYFTGLCQVFAGLAAFSAALIYTLHNKEILPSSKEQTSGHFGYCYILAWVCVPLLLGSGVIYIHLRKKE